One stretch of Passer domesticus isolate bPasDom1 chromosome 2, bPasDom1.hap1, whole genome shotgun sequence DNA includes these proteins:
- the CCDC169 gene encoding coiled-coil domain-containing protein 169 isoform X1, whose translation MRAGRAPAMAMGEGGGRRAAEPERLALELGRERRKQQMLESSIFELRNTVTELEKSLNSVENEDNEWKTRYETQVELNKQLERQINILQDKVELIRGNPADKLSLVRIFDKMPVGSLKDVLKQLEEEKKSLQNQLKDYELRLEQEAKAYHKVNDERRLYLSEILQTSAKPTIFERKKTDALTGKGEKQILRGRHSVPGNPKMVNPQKRSIKKTVGVNQLPQLKH comes from the exons ATGCGAGCGGGACGGGCGCCGGCAATGGCAATGGGGGAaggcggcggccggcgggcggCAGAACCGGAGCGCTTGGCTCTGGAGCTGGGGCGGGAGAGGCGGAAGCA GCAGATGCTTGAAAGCTCAATATTTGAACTGAGAAACACTGTAACAGAACTGGAAAAAAGTCTTAACAGTGTTGAAAATGAAG ATAATGAATGGAAAACCAGATATGAGACACAGGTAGAATTGAATAAACAGCTGGAAAGGCAAATTAATATTCTTCAAGATAAGGTGGAGCTTATTCGTGGAAATCCAGCAG ATAAACTGTCCCTTGTTCGCATCTTTGATAAAATGCCTGTG GGTTCCTTAAAGGACGTTCTTAAACAACTAGAAGAAGAGAAGAAGAGTCTCCAGAACCAGCTAAAGGACTATGAACTTAGACTGGAACAAGAAGCAAAG GCTTACCACAAAGTTAATGATGAGCGGCGCTTGTACCTCTCAGAGATCTTACAG ACCTCAGCTAAACCTACaatttttgaaaggaaaaaaacagatgcTCTGACTGGCAAGGGAGAAAAACAGATACTGAG AGGAAGACACAGTGTTCCAGGAAACCCGAAGATGGTTAATCCTCAAAAACGATCAATTAAAAAGACTGTAGGAGTGAACCAGCTTCCACAGCTAAAGCACTGA
- the CCDC169 gene encoding coiled-coil domain-containing protein 169 isoform X2 has translation MQMLESSIFELRNTVTELEKSLNSVENEDNEWKTRYETQVELNKQLERQINILQDKVELIRGNPADKLSLVRIFDKMPVGSLKDVLKQLEEEKKSLQNQLKDYELRLEQEAKAYHKVNDERRLYLSEILQTSAKPTIFERKKTDALTGKGEKQILRGRHSVPGNPKMVNPQKRSIKKTVGVNQLPQLKH, from the exons AT GCAGATGCTTGAAAGCTCAATATTTGAACTGAGAAACACTGTAACAGAACTGGAAAAAAGTCTTAACAGTGTTGAAAATGAAG ATAATGAATGGAAAACCAGATATGAGACACAGGTAGAATTGAATAAACAGCTGGAAAGGCAAATTAATATTCTTCAAGATAAGGTGGAGCTTATTCGTGGAAATCCAGCAG ATAAACTGTCCCTTGTTCGCATCTTTGATAAAATGCCTGTG GGTTCCTTAAAGGACGTTCTTAAACAACTAGAAGAAGAGAAGAAGAGTCTCCAGAACCAGCTAAAGGACTATGAACTTAGACTGGAACAAGAAGCAAAG GCTTACCACAAAGTTAATGATGAGCGGCGCTTGTACCTCTCAGAGATCTTACAG ACCTCAGCTAAACCTACaatttttgaaaggaaaaaaacagatgcTCTGACTGGCAAGGGAGAAAAACAGATACTGAG AGGAAGACACAGTGTTCCAGGAAACCCGAAGATGGTTAATCCTCAAAAACGATCAATTAAAAAGACTGTAGGAGTGAACCAGCTTCCACAGCTAAAGCACTGA
- the CCDC169 gene encoding coiled-coil domain-containing protein 169 isoform X3, producing MLESSIFELRNTVTELEKSLNSVENEDNEWKTRYETQVELNKQLERQINILQDKVELIRGNPADKLSLVRIFDKMPVGSLKDVLKQLEEEKKSLQNQLKDYELRLEQEAKAYHKVNDERRLYLSEILQTSAKPTIFERKKTDALTGKGEKQILRGRHSVPGNPKMVNPQKRSIKKTVGVNQLPQLKH from the exons ATGCTTGAAAGCTCAATATTTGAACTGAGAAACACTGTAACAGAACTGGAAAAAAGTCTTAACAGTGTTGAAAATGAAG ATAATGAATGGAAAACCAGATATGAGACACAGGTAGAATTGAATAAACAGCTGGAAAGGCAAATTAATATTCTTCAAGATAAGGTGGAGCTTATTCGTGGAAATCCAGCAG ATAAACTGTCCCTTGTTCGCATCTTTGATAAAATGCCTGTG GGTTCCTTAAAGGACGTTCTTAAACAACTAGAAGAAGAGAAGAAGAGTCTCCAGAACCAGCTAAAGGACTATGAACTTAGACTGGAACAAGAAGCAAAG GCTTACCACAAAGTTAATGATGAGCGGCGCTTGTACCTCTCAGAGATCTTACAG ACCTCAGCTAAACCTACaatttttgaaaggaaaaaaacagatgcTCTGACTGGCAAGGGAGAAAAACAGATACTGAG AGGAAGACACAGTGTTCCAGGAAACCCGAAGATGGTTAATCCTCAAAAACGATCAATTAAAAAGACTGTAGGAGTGAACCAGCTTCCACAGCTAAAGCACTGA